From a single Myotis daubentonii chromosome 5, mMyoDau2.1, whole genome shotgun sequence genomic region:
- the SLC5A5 gene encoding sodium/iodide cotransporter isoform X2 — translation MAAVGAGARATFGAWDYGVFALMLLVSMGIGLWVGLARGGQRSAEDFFTGGRRLAALPVGLSLAASFMSAVQVLGVPAEAYRYGLKFLWMCLGQLLNSLLTAAFYLPIFYRLGLTSTYQYLELRFSRAVRLCGTLQYLLATVLYTGIVIYAPALILNQVTGLDIWGSLLSTGVICTLYTTVGGMKAVIWTDVFQVVVMLAGFWVVLVRGIMLMGGPRQVFKLAQNHSRINLMEALLINQLGLFLIVSSAVACGIVMFTLYMDCDPLLTGRISAPDQYMPLLVLDIFKDLPGVPGLFLACAYSGTLSTASTSINAMAAVTVEDLIKPRLPGLAPRRLVIISKALSLIYGSACISVAALSSLLGGGVLQGSFTVMGVLSGPLLGAFSLGIFLPACNTPGVLSGLLAGLIVSLWVAVGATLYPPAAKAMGVLPSSAAGCAGPAANASGLLGPLLLANASSGAARMDPGRPTLADSFYAISYLYYGALGTLSTVLCGALISYLTGPTKRSALGPGLLWWDLTSQTASVAPKEEVATQGDSLVKGAEELPPSAKRPPGFGLTNEDQLLFLGQKEVNGTSSGSWNPGRGREGGRDLRETHL, via the exons ATGGCCGCCGTCGGGGCGGGCGCGCGGGCCACGTTTGGAGCCTGGGACTATGGGGTCTTTGCGCTCATGCTCCTCGTGTCCATGGGCATCGGGCTCTGGGTGGGGCTGGCGCGGGGCGGACAGCGCAGCGCGGAGGACTTCTTCACGGGGGGCCGGCGCCTGGCCGCCCTGCCCGTCGGCCTCTCGCTGGCCGCCAGCTTCATGTCGGCGGTGCAGGTGCTGGGCGTCCCCGCGGAGGCCTACCGCTACGGCCTCAAGTTCCTCTGGATGTGCCTGGGCCAGCTGCTCAACTCCCTCCTGACCGCTGCCTTCTACCTGCCCATCTTCTACCGCCTGGGCCTCACCAGCACGTACCAG TACCTGGAGCTCCGTTTCAGCCGAGCGGTGAGGCTCTGTGGGACGCTGCAGTACCTGCTGGCCACA GTGCTATACACTGGAATCGTGATCTATGCCCCTGCACTCATCCTGAACCAAG TGACCGGGCTGGACATCTGGGGGTCACTCCTGTCCACTGGAGTCATCTGCACCTTGTACACCACTGTG GGCGGCATGAAGGCTGTGATCTGGACCGATGTGTTCCAGGTTGTGGTGATGCTGGCTGGCTTCTGGGTTGTCCTGGTTCGCGGGATCATGCTTATGGGCGGGCCCAGACAGGTGTTCAAGCTTGCCCAGAACCACTCCCGGATCAACCTGATGGA GGCCCTGCTCATCAACCAGCTGGGCCTGTTCCTGATTGTGTCCAGTGCTGTTGCTTGTGGCATCGTCATGTTCACACTCTATATGGACTGCGACCCACTCCTCACAGGGCGCATTTCTGCCCCCGACCAG tacATGCCCCTGCTCGTGCTGGACATCTTTAAGGACCTGCCTGGAGTCCCTGGCCTCTTCCTGGCCTGTGCCTACAGTGGCACCCTCAG caccgcGTCCACCAGCATCAATGCCATGGCTGCGGTCACTGTGGAGGACCTCATCAAGCCGCGGCTGCCCGGCCTGGCACCCCGCAGACTCGTCATCATCTCCAAGGCGCTCT CGCTCATTTATGGCTCGGCCTGCATCTCCGTGGCGGCTCTGTCTTCActgctggggggcggggtccTCCAG ggctCCTTCACCGTCATGGGCGTCCTGAGCGGCCCCCTCCTCGGAGCCTTCTCCCTGGGGATCTTCCTCCCCGCCTGCAACACGCCG GGCGTCCTCTCCGGGCTGCTGGCCGGCTTGATCGTCTCGCTGTGGGTGGCCGTGGGCGCCACCCTGTACCCGCCCGCCGCGAAGGCCATGGGGGTCCTGCCGTCCTCCGCCGCCGGCTGTGCGGGGCCCGCGGCCAACGCCTCTGGCCTCCTGGGCCCGCTCCTCCTCGCCAACGCCTCCAGCGGGGCCGCCAG aatgGACCCTGGTCGACCCACCTTGGCTGACAGCTTCTACGCCATTTCCTATCTGTACTATGGTGCCCTGGGCACACTGAGCACCGTGCTATGTGGAGCCCTCATCAGCTACCTGACGG GCCCAACCAAGCGCAGTGCCCTGGGTCCTGGTTTGCTGTGGTGGGACCTCACGTCGCAGACAGCATCAGTGGCTCCCAAGGAAGAAGTGGCCACCCAGGGTGACAGCTTGGTGAAG GGGGCCGAGGAGCTGCCTCCCAgcgccaagaggcctcctggcttCGGGCTCACAAACGAGGACCAGCTGCTCTTCCTGGGGCAGAAGGAGGTGAATGGAACTAGCTCCGGCTCTTGGAACCCTGGCAGAGGACGTGAGGGTGGCCGTGACCTGCGGGAGACACACCTCTGA
- the SLC5A5 gene encoding sodium/iodide cotransporter isoform X1 codes for MAAVGAGARATFGAWDYGVFALMLLVSMGIGLWVGLARGGQRSAEDFFTGGRRLAALPVGLSLAASFMSAVQVLGVPAEAYRYGLKFLWMCLGQLLNSLLTAAFYLPIFYRLGLTSTYQYLELRFSRAVRLCGTLQYLLATVLYTGIVIYAPALILNQVTGLDIWGSLLSTGVICTLYTTVGGMKAVIWTDVFQVVVMLAGFWVVLVRGIMLMGGPRQVFKLAQNHSRINLMDFDPDPRSRYTFWTLTVGGTLVWLSMYGVNQAQVQRYVGCRTEKQAKLALLINQLGLFLIVSSAVACGIVMFTLYMDCDPLLTGRISAPDQYMPLLVLDIFKDLPGVPGLFLACAYSGTLSTASTSINAMAAVTVEDLIKPRLPGLAPRRLVIISKALSLIYGSACISVAALSSLLGGGVLQGSFTVMGVLSGPLLGAFSLGIFLPACNTPGVLSGLLAGLIVSLWVAVGATLYPPAAKAMGVLPSSAAGCAGPAANASGLLGPLLLANASSGAARMDPGRPTLADSFYAISYLYYGALGTLSTVLCGALISYLTGPTKRSALGPGLLWWDLTSQTASVAPKEEVATQGDSLVKGAEELPPSAKRPPGFGLTNEDQLLFLGQKEVNGTSSGSWNPGRGREGGRDLRETHL; via the exons ATGGCCGCCGTCGGGGCGGGCGCGCGGGCCACGTTTGGAGCCTGGGACTATGGGGTCTTTGCGCTCATGCTCCTCGTGTCCATGGGCATCGGGCTCTGGGTGGGGCTGGCGCGGGGCGGACAGCGCAGCGCGGAGGACTTCTTCACGGGGGGCCGGCGCCTGGCCGCCCTGCCCGTCGGCCTCTCGCTGGCCGCCAGCTTCATGTCGGCGGTGCAGGTGCTGGGCGTCCCCGCGGAGGCCTACCGCTACGGCCTCAAGTTCCTCTGGATGTGCCTGGGCCAGCTGCTCAACTCCCTCCTGACCGCTGCCTTCTACCTGCCCATCTTCTACCGCCTGGGCCTCACCAGCACGTACCAG TACCTGGAGCTCCGTTTCAGCCGAGCGGTGAGGCTCTGTGGGACGCTGCAGTACCTGCTGGCCACA GTGCTATACACTGGAATCGTGATCTATGCCCCTGCACTCATCCTGAACCAAG TGACCGGGCTGGACATCTGGGGGTCACTCCTGTCCACTGGAGTCATCTGCACCTTGTACACCACTGTG GGCGGCATGAAGGCTGTGATCTGGACCGATGTGTTCCAGGTTGTGGTGATGCTGGCTGGCTTCTGGGTTGTCCTGGTTCGCGGGATCATGCTTATGGGCGGGCCCAGACAGGTGTTCAAGCTTGCCCAGAACCACTCCCGGATCAACCTGATGGA CTTTGACCCAGATCCGCGGAGTCGGTACACATTCTGGACTCTCACGGTGGGCGGCACGTTGGTGTGGCTCTCAATGTATGGCGTGAACCAAGCACAGGTGCAGCGCTATGTGGGTTGCCGCACAGAGAAGCAGGCCAAGCT GGCCCTGCTCATCAACCAGCTGGGCCTGTTCCTGATTGTGTCCAGTGCTGTTGCTTGTGGCATCGTCATGTTCACACTCTATATGGACTGCGACCCACTCCTCACAGGGCGCATTTCTGCCCCCGACCAG tacATGCCCCTGCTCGTGCTGGACATCTTTAAGGACCTGCCTGGAGTCCCTGGCCTCTTCCTGGCCTGTGCCTACAGTGGCACCCTCAG caccgcGTCCACCAGCATCAATGCCATGGCTGCGGTCACTGTGGAGGACCTCATCAAGCCGCGGCTGCCCGGCCTGGCACCCCGCAGACTCGTCATCATCTCCAAGGCGCTCT CGCTCATTTATGGCTCGGCCTGCATCTCCGTGGCGGCTCTGTCTTCActgctggggggcggggtccTCCAG ggctCCTTCACCGTCATGGGCGTCCTGAGCGGCCCCCTCCTCGGAGCCTTCTCCCTGGGGATCTTCCTCCCCGCCTGCAACACGCCG GGCGTCCTCTCCGGGCTGCTGGCCGGCTTGATCGTCTCGCTGTGGGTGGCCGTGGGCGCCACCCTGTACCCGCCCGCCGCGAAGGCCATGGGGGTCCTGCCGTCCTCCGCCGCCGGCTGTGCGGGGCCCGCGGCCAACGCCTCTGGCCTCCTGGGCCCGCTCCTCCTCGCCAACGCCTCCAGCGGGGCCGCCAG aatgGACCCTGGTCGACCCACCTTGGCTGACAGCTTCTACGCCATTTCCTATCTGTACTATGGTGCCCTGGGCACACTGAGCACCGTGCTATGTGGAGCCCTCATCAGCTACCTGACGG GCCCAACCAAGCGCAGTGCCCTGGGTCCTGGTTTGCTGTGGTGGGACCTCACGTCGCAGACAGCATCAGTGGCTCCCAAGGAAGAAGTGGCCACCCAGGGTGACAGCTTGGTGAAG GGGGCCGAGGAGCTGCCTCCCAgcgccaagaggcctcctggcttCGGGCTCACAAACGAGGACCAGCTGCTCTTCCTGGGGCAGAAGGAGGTGAATGGAACTAGCTCCGGCTCTTGGAACCCTGGCAGAGGACGTGAGGGTGGCCGTGACCTGCGGGAGACACACCTCTGA